The segment TTGGCGCACTCGATCGCGGTTTGCAGGTAACGAACACTTCCATCGGCCATGAGGAAGTTCGCACCGCCGGTGTGCGAGCTGCGGAATCCGCTCACAAGATGCGGTCCCGAAGTGGTGTGAGCGGTGCTGTTGCAGGCGTTAATGTTATAGGCTGCAAGGGTCGGCGCGATCACCTGCAAGCCGCCGCCCAGCGAAGCGCGCTCTTGCATCACCGGGTATTG is part of the Pirellulales bacterium genome and harbors:
- a CDS encoding H-X9-DG-CTERM domain-containing protein, which translates into the protein QYPVMQERASLGGGLQVIAPTLAAYNINACNSTAHTTSGPHLVSGFRSSHTGGANFLMADGSVRYLQTAIECANGGLGYHGSNTGGTPNYYSTTLTLPLTTGTYPNFTQTTTLPSGAQLPIIGLYQALSTRAGGEPVSPP